The Chitinophagales bacterium genome has a window encoding:
- the kdsB gene encoding 3-deoxy-manno-octulosonate cytidylyltransferase codes for MKAVVLIPARIGSTRFPAKMLAKIKGEALICRTWRAAVDTGLFADVIVVTDSDEIQQEVERTGGKVLRSKIEHDSGTDRIAEVAEGLDADVVINIQGDEPFIKKEPLEKLLRLFDDKDVVAASLVQETKDSEVVSNPNKVKVLLGRDMNAIYFSRSPVPYKRDESIDQIYYIHIGIYAFRKQALIKFASWKPSPHEVVEKLECNRFIDYGMPIKMAVTDHVSIAVDTPDDIIAAENYIDRMNKK; via the coding sequence ATGAAAGCAGTAGTACTGATACCCGCACGAATTGGCTCAACACGTTTTCCGGCAAAGATGCTTGCAAAGATAAAAGGTGAAGCACTTATTTGTCGCACATGGCGTGCTGCCGTAGACACCGGCTTGTTTGCAGATGTTATTGTTGTAACAGATAGTGATGAGATACAGCAGGAAGTAGAGCGGACTGGTGGTAAGGTGCTCAGGAGCAAAATAGAACATGACAGCGGTACAGACAGAATAGCTGAAGTAGCAGAAGGCCTTGATGCAGATGTGGTGATAAATATACAGGGAGATGAGCCTTTTATTAAGAAGGAGCCATTAGAAAAATTACTCAGGCTATTTGATGATAAGGATGTAGTTGCTGCCTCTTTAGTACAGGAGACAAAAGATTCTGAGGTAGTTTCTAACCCCAATAAGGTCAAGGTATTGCTGGGTAGAGATATGAATGCTATATATTTTTCCCGCAGCCCTGTGCCCTACAAAAGAGATGAGTCGATAGACCAAATCTATTACATACACATAGGTATCTATGCTTTCAGGAAGCAGGCATTGATTAAATTTGCTTCATGGAAGCCTTCACCTCACGAGGTGGTAGAAAAGCTGGAATGTAACAGGTTCATTGATTATGGCATGCCTATAAAAATGGCGGTTACTGACCATGTTAGTATTGCTGTTGATACGCCGGACGATATTATTGCAGCAGAAAACTATATTGATAGAATGAACAAAAAATAG
- a CDS encoding DUF423 domain-containing protein, whose protein sequence is MYRQAILAGAIFAAVAVILGAFGAHALKQVLDDSQLQTFETGVKYQFYHSFALLVTGLAYAHLPVKALRLASAFFITGVILFSGSLYLLTFLKMNGQVGLGGVGIITPVGGLFFIAGWIMLFIGFLQKK, encoded by the coding sequence ATGTACAGGCAAGCAATATTAGCCGGCGCAATATTTGCTGCGGTAGCGGTGATATTAGGAGCATTTGGTGCACATGCATTGAAGCAGGTCTTGGACGATAGCCAATTACAAACATTTGAAACAGGGGTTAAGTACCAGTTCTACCATAGTTTCGCATTATTGGTTACAGGTCTGGCATATGCACACCTGCCTGTAAAAGCACTCAGGCTGGCATCTGCATTTTTTATTACAGGTGTGATTTTGTTCAGTGGTTCGCTATACCTGCTTACTTTTTTGAAAATGAATGGACAGGTTGGGCTGGGAGGTGTTGGTATTATTACTCCAGTAGGCGGTTTGTTCTTTATAGCCGGATGGATAATGTTGTTCATTGGTTTTTTGCAAAAGAAATAA
- a CDS encoding shikimate kinase codes for MIFIIGMPAVGKSYLAKQLGKNFGFRCIDLDEYIETKTGNKIDEIFMKYGEGYFREVETTCLSAIVKDNMGSDIIVACGGGTPVYGTNMQLMKEHGCVVYIEAELAVLAERINNDDIIRPMFLNAGDVMARLHQLYLERKPYYELADQKIGMNDISINKLEKIITICTGKQY; via the coding sequence ATGATATTTATCATAGGTATGCCGGCGGTTGGTAAATCGTACCTGGCAAAACAACTGGGAAAAAACTTCGGTTTCCGGTGTATAGACCTTGATGAGTATATTGAAACAAAAACAGGCAACAAGATAGACGAAATATTCATGAAGTATGGTGAAGGATATTTCCGCGAAGTGGAAACAACCTGTCTGTCTGCTATTGTAAAAGACAATATGGGGAGTGATATTATTGTTGCATGTGGTGGAGGTACTCCTGTATATGGTACTAATATGCAGCTTATGAAAGAGCATGGGTGTGTAGTGTATATTGAAGCCGAACTAGCAGTGTTGGCCGAAAGGATAAATAATGACGATATAATACGGCCGATGTTCTTAAATGCTGGGGATGTCATGGCCAGGTTGCATCAGTTGTATCTTGAACGAAAACCTTACTATGAGCTGGCCGACCAGAAGATCGGAATGAATGACATATCAATAAATAAACTGGAAAAAATAATAACAATATGTACAGGCAAGCAATATTAG
- a CDS encoding CinA family nicotinamide mononucleotide deamidase-related protein, which translates to MQNIKATIITIGDELLIGQTIDTNSAWMAKQLNEIGIEVFRRVAVADKEEDIRVALDEEISRASIILITGGLGPTSDDITKPFLCKYFGGKMIVDERVLEHVHQLFAIRNRPFLEINSKQAEVPDVCTVLFNEVGTAPGMLFEKDGKWIISMPGVPFEMQGIINKEVLPRLKAHFRSDVILHRHIITSGEGESYISETLKDVEAALPPFVKISYLPSPGVVKLRLTGKGADRQQIEKTLDDFQSQITGILERIVVSLDDIPMQELLGKALLEQNATISLAESCTGGYVAHLITQVQGSSSYFNGAIVPYQSSLKHSIVGVKESTLKVHSAISEETAIELAQNAQKMFGTDYCLSITGQLSYGGEDAHIPKGLVWMAVAGSEGVKTKKFQFHYSRELNKELAAQMGLLMVWKYIKGKL; encoded by the coding sequence ATGCAGAATATCAAAGCAACGATCATTACAATAGGGGACGAACTGTTGATTGGACAGACCATCGACACCAACTCAGCATGGATGGCAAAACAACTGAACGAAATAGGTATAGAGGTGTTCAGGCGTGTTGCTGTTGCTGATAAGGAGGAGGATATCAGGGTGGCACTTGACGAAGAGATTTCAAGGGCATCAATAATACTTATTACAGGTGGCCTGGGCCCTACTTCCGATGATATTACCAAACCATTCCTGTGCAAATATTTTGGAGGTAAAATGATCGTAGATGAGCGTGTACTTGAACATGTGCACCAGCTTTTTGCGATCAGAAACAGGCCTTTCCTGGAAATAAACAGTAAACAGGCCGAAGTGCCTGACGTCTGTACCGTGCTTTTTAACGAAGTGGGTACTGCGCCGGGGATGCTTTTTGAAAAAGACGGCAAATGGATAATATCCATGCCCGGAGTGCCTTTTGAGATGCAGGGCATTATTAACAAAGAAGTACTGCCTCGTTTGAAAGCGCATTTTCGGAGTGATGTTATTTTGCATCGCCATATCATTACCTCTGGCGAAGGTGAAAGTTATATATCAGAAACACTTAAAGACGTTGAAGCCGCATTACCACCATTTGTTAAAATATCTTATCTGCCATCTCCGGGTGTTGTTAAGCTGCGGCTTACAGGTAAAGGTGCTGACCGTCAACAAATTGAAAAAACTCTGGATGATTTTCAATCACAGATCACCGGTATCTTAGAGCGGATCGTCGTTTCCCTGGATGATATACCTATGCAGGAACTACTTGGGAAAGCTTTGTTGGAACAAAATGCTACTATTTCATTGGCAGAAAGCTGTACCGGTGGCTATGTAGCCCATCTTATCACGCAGGTACAGGGTTCAAGCAGCTATTTCAATGGGGCAATAGTGCCATATCAGTCTTCATTGAAACATAGCATTGTAGGTGTTAAGGAAAGCACACTTAAGGTGCACAGTGCCATCAGTGAGGAAACAGCAATAGAACTTGCACAAAATGCTCAGAAAATGTTTGGTACAGATTACTGCTTGTCTATTACCGGACAGTTAAGTTATGGAGGAGAAGACGCACATATACCCAAAGGACTGGTATGGATGGCTGTTGCAGGAAGTGAAGGTGTAAAAACTAAAAAGTTCCAGTTTCATTACAGCAGGGAGCTGAATAAAGAACTTGCAGCACAGATGGGGTTGTTGATGGTGTGGAAATATATAAAAGGTAAATTGTGA
- a CDS encoding acyl-CoA thioesterase translates to MYTAETKIRVRYGETDQMGYLYYGNYALYYEVGRAEAIRALGFTYREMEELGIMMPVAELNSKYLRPALYDDLVTVKTMLKELPHDAKIRFHSELYNEKNELLNVGLTTLVFYDPVNRVKTNMPEQLLEKLAPYFR, encoded by the coding sequence ATGTATACAGCAGAAACGAAGATCAGGGTGAGATATGGTGAGACCGACCAGATGGGCTACCTGTATTACGGAAATTATGCATTGTATTACGAAGTAGGTAGAGCAGAGGCCATAAGAGCACTGGGGTTTACATACCGTGAAATGGAAGAGTTGGGTATCATGATGCCGGTAGCGGAATTGAATAGCAAGTACCTGAGGCCTGCATTATATGACGACCTTGTAACGGTAAAGACGATGTTGAAGGAGCTTCCCCATGATGCAAAGATCCGGTTTCATTCAGAATTGTATAACGAAAAGAACGAATTGCTTAATGTCGGGCTGACCACACTGGTATTCTATGATCCTGTGAATCGTGTCAAGACAAATATGCCGGAACAACTATTAGAAAAATTAGCACCTTATTTCAGGTAA
- a CDS encoding SDR family NAD(P)-dependent oxidoreductase encodes MPDTILITGATSGFGRAIAEKFAENGYTICATGRREDRLEELKSELEDKYGVKVIAMPFDVRNRNEVTEAVNELRSKIDKIDILVNNAGLASGLSTIDEGDIDDWDVMIDTNIKGLLYVTRMVMPLLKSSRKAHIINIGSTAAKTVYKNGNVYCATKFAVDALSQAMRIDLLPYGIKVTAIHPGMAETEFSLVRFKGDADRAKNVYNDLKPLMAEDIANTAFYCATLPAHVCINDLTITCTNQANSFYTLRNSELAK; translated from the coding sequence ATGCCCGATACTATATTGATCACCGGAGCTACCTCTGGTTTCGGACGCGCGATAGCTGAAAAATTTGCAGAGAATGGCTATACGATTTGTGCGACAGGAAGAAGAGAAGACAGGCTGGAAGAATTAAAATCTGAGCTGGAAGATAAATACGGTGTTAAGGTAATAGCTATGCCTTTTGACGTTCGCAATCGTAATGAAGTAACTGAGGCGGTCAATGAGCTCAGGAGTAAAATAGATAAGATAGATATCCTGGTCAATAATGCCGGGTTGGCTTCAGGATTAAGCACAATAGATGAAGGAGATATTGACGATTGGGATGTCATGATAGATACCAATATTAAAGGACTGTTGTATGTTACCAGGATGGTGATGCCTCTACTGAAAAGCAGTAGAAAAGCCCACATCATTAATATTGGTTCCACAGCAGCGAAGACAGTCTATAAGAATGGCAACGTGTATTGTGCTACAAAATTTGCTGTTGATGCCTTAAGCCAGGCGATGCGCATAGACTTGTTGCCTTATGGTATAAAGGTTACGGCTATACACCCGGGTATGGCAGAAACGGAATTCTCACTTGTAAGATTCAAAGGGGATGCAGACAGGGCGAAAAATGTATATAATGACCTGAAGCCACTCATGGCTGAAGACATTGCGAACACCGCATTTTATTGTGCTACATTGCCTGCACATGTTTGTATTAACGATCTGACCATAACATGTACTAACCAGGCAAATAGCTTTTATACACTAAGAAATTCAGAGCTGGCAAAATAA